From a region of the Pseudanabaena sp. ABRG5-3 genome:
- the petC gene encoding cytochrome b6-f complex iron-sulfur subunit: protein MSQASASADVPSIGRRRFLNLVLGGSAAVTTLGAAYPFLAYFVPPSRGGAGGGVSAKDALGKDIIASAFLASHQPGERELAQGLKGDPTYIVVTENREIASYGLNAVCTHLGCVVPWNAAENKFICPCHGSQYNNEGKVVRGPAPLSLALAHATVEDDVVQFSTWTETDFRTNEAPWWS, encoded by the coding sequence ATGAGTCAAGCTTCTGCATCCGCCGATGTTCCTAGCATTGGTCGTCGTCGATTTCTAAACCTAGTTTTAGGGGGGTCTGCTGCCGTAACCACCCTTGGTGCTGCCTACCCATTCTTGGCATATTTTGTACCTCCATCTCGTGGTGGCGCTGGCGGTGGTGTATCTGCTAAAGATGCCTTGGGCAAAGATATTATTGCTTCGGCTTTCTTGGCAAGTCATCAACCTGGTGAACGTGAGCTTGCTCAAGGACTTAAGGGCGACCCCACCTACATTGTTGTTACTGAAAATAGAGAAATTGCTTCCTACGGATTAAATGCAGTCTGTACTCACCTTGGTTGCGTTGTACCTTGGAATGCTGCCGAGAACAAGTTTATTTGTCCTTGTCATGGCTCTCAGTACAACAACGAAGGCAAAGTTGTCCGTGGTCCTGCGCCTCTGTCCCTTGCCCTTGCCCATGCCACAGTTGAGGATGACGTTGTACAATTTAGCACTTGGACGGAAACTGACTTCCGCACCAATGAAGCTCCTTGGTGGTCTTAG
- a CDS encoding apocytochrome f: MKKALSRAKRLLVGVSLCVLTSLTLLFGLNNQSAFAYPYFAQEAYKTPREATGKIVCANCHLAKKGIELELPQSVKPDSVFEAVVKVPYDHSKQQVAADGSKTGLNIGAVLVLPEGFKIAPEERLSEELKEKTKDIYYQPYSDDQENIVLVGPISGDEYSEIVFPVLSPDPATDKNIHFLKYSVYAGGNRGRGQVYPTGEKSNNNEYTSSVSGLVTQISPIAPNEDEGIYGGYEISIQTTDGSIAVEKVPAGAELVVEPGSEVKVGAPLTTNPNVGGFGQHDGEIVLQDPRRIQGLLAFFAAVIVTQILLVLKKKQVEKVQAVEMNF; this comes from the coding sequence ATGAAAAAAGCTTTATCCCGTGCTAAACGTCTGCTTGTCGGAGTTAGCCTATGCGTCCTCACCAGCTTGACTTTGTTATTTGGACTGAATAACCAGTCTGCTTTTGCCTATCCCTACTTTGCCCAAGAAGCTTACAAAACTCCTCGTGAAGCAACTGGCAAAATTGTCTGTGCTAACTGTCACTTAGCGAAAAAAGGAATTGAGTTAGAGTTACCTCAATCTGTTAAGCCCGATTCCGTATTTGAAGCAGTAGTCAAAGTTCCCTATGACCACTCCAAACAGCAAGTAGCTGCTGATGGTAGCAAAACAGGTTTGAATATTGGTGCAGTTTTAGTATTGCCTGAAGGTTTCAAGATTGCTCCTGAAGAGCGCTTATCTGAAGAACTAAAGGAAAAGACTAAAGATATCTATTACCAACCCTATAGCGATGACCAAGAAAATATCGTTCTTGTCGGTCCTATCTCTGGTGATGAGTATTCCGAAATTGTTTTCCCTGTCCTCTCTCCTGACCCTGCAACAGACAAGAATATCCACTTCTTGAAGTATTCTGTATACGCTGGTGGTAACCGTGGTCGCGGTCAAGTTTACCCCACTGGTGAAAAGAGCAATAACAACGAATATACTTCTTCTGTTTCTGGTCTAGTTACTCAAATTAGCCCGATCGCTCCTAATGAAGATGAAGGTATCTATGGTGGTTATGAAATTTCCATCCAAACTACCGATGGCAGCATCGCTGTTGAGAAGGTTCCTGCTGGTGCTGAGCTAGTTGTTGAGCCTGGTAGTGAAGTTAAGGTGGGTGCACCTCTAACTACTAATCCTAACGTTGGTGGTTTTGGTCAGCATGATGGTGAAATCGTGCTTCAAGACCCTCGCCGCATTCAAGGTTTACTAGCATTCTTCGCCGCAGTAATCGTTACTCAAATTCTGTTGGTATTGAAGAAGAAGCAGGTCGAAAAAGTTCAAGCTGTAGAAATGAACTTCTAA
- a CDS encoding Rne/Rng family ribonuclease, whose protein sequence is MPKQIIIAEQYRIAAVFSEDQIEEIVVAAGTHQVGDVYLGVVENVLTSIDAAFVNIGDGDRNGFIHITDLGPLKMRRSSGSISDLVVPQQRVLVQVMKEPTGNKGPRLTGNISLPGRYVVLLPFGRGVNLSRRIRSEAERNRLRALAILVKPAGMGILVRTEADGMPEEQIIEDLDNLQRQWEGIQQDVATTRQPTLLDRERDFVQRVLRDLYSTEVNRIVTDSSDGLRRIKQHLLNWGDGKIPSGLLLDHHRERTPILEYFRVNAGIREALKPRVDLPSGGYVIIEPTEALTVIDVNSGSFTKSQTSRETVLWTNCEAAVEIARQIRLRNIAGVIVVDFIDMDTRRDQLQLLEYFNKALRSDKSRPQIAQLTELGLVELTRKRQGQSIYELFGRPCSTCGGLGHLMHLPGEAAGQPVDSTSRTWESKQSNQLDFTSEYEDGDSELGGGLEPNLVNHPSYQERGNLRRRSKRTLLNKDPRELREVEKVAPVDVRSRVEARFEPRVEPRFEPRIERDREIIERAVPSKISLPSIAQTKHIAEPVEELVEVVEPSPIATVENIPERPNKRELRTKVVEPPEVVVVEMTEEEQDVYSLLGVSPLVLVDHEVKDPRNVIVTVALPGQAPRIANAIKSSPIVEANELVTENSLALDSDDVAETETVAAISEVAISESSSANISNGITNPNGVILKVNRAQPVESVDTESDADSRTDLLDNSKEFVPIQSPEASRRKRSSASQA, encoded by the coding sequence ATGCCAAAGCAAATAATTATTGCCGAGCAGTATCGAATTGCTGCCGTATTTAGTGAAGATCAAATTGAAGAAATTGTTGTTGCCGCAGGAACTCACCAAGTTGGGGATGTTTACTTGGGCGTTGTCGAAAATGTTTTAACTAGTATTGATGCGGCATTTGTAAATATTGGCGATGGCGATCGCAATGGGTTTATTCACATTACTGACCTTGGTCCTTTAAAAATGCGGCGATCGTCAGGTTCAATCAGCGATCTGGTCGTACCGCAACAGCGTGTGTTGGTGCAGGTAATGAAAGAGCCAACGGGTAATAAAGGTCCCCGTTTGACGGGAAATATTTCGCTACCCGGTCGTTATGTGGTGCTACTGCCCTTTGGTCGCGGTGTGAACCTCTCCCGACGCATTCGCAGTGAGGCTGAGCGTAATCGTCTGCGGGCGCTGGCGATTTTGGTCAAGCCTGCGGGCATGGGCATTTTAGTGCGGACTGAGGCGGATGGGATGCCTGAGGAGCAGATTATTGAAGATCTTGATAATTTGCAACGTCAGTGGGAAGGCATTCAGCAGGATGTGGCAACTACGCGCCAGCCAACCCTGCTCGATCGCGAAAGGGATTTTGTCCAACGGGTACTGCGTGACCTCTATAGCACTGAGGTAAATCGGATTGTCACCGACTCTAGTGATGGTTTACGCCGCATTAAGCAGCATTTACTCAACTGGGGCGATGGCAAAATTCCTAGTGGGCTGCTACTCGATCATCATCGTGAACGCACCCCCATTTTGGAATATTTCCGCGTCAATGCAGGTATCCGTGAGGCGTTGAAGCCCCGCGTCGATCTGCCTAGTGGTGGCTATGTCATCATTGAGCCAACCGAAGCATTAACTGTCATTGACGTTAACTCTGGATCCTTTACAAAGTCCCAAACCTCCCGCGAGACAGTACTTTGGACAAACTGTGAAGCGGCTGTAGAGATTGCCCGTCAGATTCGCTTGCGAAATATTGCGGGTGTGATCGTGGTGGACTTCATTGATATGGACACTCGCCGCGATCAATTGCAACTGCTGGAATACTTTAATAAGGCTTTGCGATCGGATAAGTCACGTCCGCAGATCGCGCAGTTGACGGAACTAGGATTGGTTGAGCTGACCCGTAAGCGCCAAGGTCAGAGCATTTATGAATTATTTGGTCGTCCCTGCTCGACCTGTGGTGGTCTTGGACATTTGATGCACTTACCTGGGGAAGCCGCAGGTCAGCCCGTAGACTCGACTTCACGGACTTGGGAATCGAAGCAGTCTAACCAACTCGACTTTACTTCTGAGTATGAGGATGGGGATTCGGAGTTGGGTGGTGGACTGGAGCCAAATTTGGTTAACCATCCAAGCTATCAAGAACGGGGCAATTTGCGGAGACGAAGCAAGCGGACGTTACTCAATAAGGATCCTCGTGAGTTGCGTGAGGTGGAAAAGGTTGCACCTGTGGATGTGCGATCGCGAGTTGAGGCACGCTTTGAACCTCGGGTTGAGCCACGTTTTGAGCCACGCATCGAACGCGATCGCGAAATTATTGAGCGAGCAGTGCCTAGTAAGATCTCCTTACCGAGCATTGCCCAAACCAAGCACATTGCTGAACCTGTCGAAGAATTAGTTGAGGTGGTTGAGCCAAGCCCAATCGCAACGGTGGAGAATATCCCCGAACGTCCTAATAAACGGGAATTACGTACTAAGGTTGTGGAGCCCCCAGAAGTCGTTGTAGTAGAGATGACCGAGGAAGAGCAGGATGTATATTCCTTGCTCGGCGTTTCTCCCTTAGTATTAGTTGATCACGAAGTCAAAGATCCTCGTAATGTGATTGTCACTGTTGCTTTACCGGGGCAAGCTCCTAGAATTGCAAATGCCATCAAATCTAGTCCTATTGTCGAAGCTAATGAATTAGTCACCGAAAACTCTCTTGCTCTTGATTCTGATGATGTGGCTGAGACAGAAACTGTGGCAGCAATATCTGAGGTTGCGATTAGTGAATCATCGAGCGCAAATATTAGTAATGGCATTACTAATCCTAATGGGGTGATTTTGAAAGTCAATCGGGCGCAACCAGTTGAATCTGTTGATACTGAATCAGATGCAGATTCAAGAACTGACTTGTTAGATAACTCTAAAGAATTTGTCCCAATTCAATCGCCCGAAGCATCACGCCGTAAGCGTTCTTCCGCTTCACAAGCTTAA
- a CDS encoding histidine phosphatase family protein encodes MWLSQLSNFKNEDEGKVLSTRVVIVRHGESNFNILSKIQGRGNYDRPELQSVLTDKGKHQAKLAGRALANLGIDVAYASPLVRAQHTAQIILSENFQPPVLNTTEGLLEIDLTEWESMIASDVKEQFPEKYHFWQNEPEKFQLGDRYPILDLFEQAKALWAEILPKHEDKTILLVGHSGINRALICSAIGIPVSLYHNIHQVNCAISVLNFQGSSINEGVQLESLNLVSHLQDLTESPLPPLKKNNNGPRLLLVRHGETEWNRQKRFQGQIDVPLNNNGHAQARLASEFLAKVKIDKAFSSPMLRPKDTALEILSKHPNIKLELFDELKEISHGLWEGKFEHEIEAEFAGQLAFWQSQPETVQMPEGENLQQVWDRVAVIWQKIVESVPAGETALVVAHDAVNKAILCLLFGFTPEQFWIFKQGNGGVSVIDYPQGAQGKPVLQSCNITTHLSEGILDRTAAGAL; translated from the coding sequence ATCTGGTTGTCCCAACTATCCAACTTTAAAAATGAAGATGAGGGTAAGGTTCTGAGTACGCGAGTAGTTATCGTCCGTCACGGCGAAAGTAATTTCAATATCCTGAGCAAAATCCAAGGACGGGGCAATTACGATCGCCCAGAATTGCAGTCTGTATTAACTGACAAGGGTAAGCATCAAGCTAAACTCGCAGGTAGAGCTTTAGCCAACTTAGGTATTGATGTTGCCTATGCCAGCCCTCTAGTTCGCGCTCAGCACACTGCTCAGATCATTCTTTCTGAAAATTTTCAGCCACCAGTCTTAAATACTACTGAGGGCTTGCTCGAAATCGACCTCACTGAGTGGGAATCGATGATTGCGAGTGATGTCAAAGAGCAATTTCCTGAAAAATATCATTTTTGGCAAAATGAGCCAGAAAAATTTCAACTAGGCGATCGCTACCCCATTCTTGATCTGTTCGAGCAAGCCAAGGCCCTGTGGGCAGAAATCTTGCCTAAGCATGAAGATAAAACCATATTACTGGTGGGGCATAGTGGCATTAATCGAGCGCTAATCTGCTCAGCGATCGGCATCCCCGTCAGTCTTTATCACAATATCCACCAAGTCAACTGCGCGATCAGCGTCCTCAATTTCCAAGGTTCAAGCATTAACGAAGGTGTCCAGCTAGAGTCACTGAACCTCGTCAGCCATCTCCAAGATCTCACTGAATCACCATTGCCCCCGCTCAAGAAAAACAACAATGGACCACGTCTCTTGCTAGTACGTCATGGTGAAACTGAGTGGAATCGCCAAAAACGCTTCCAAGGACAAATTGATGTCCCCCTCAATAATAATGGTCATGCTCAGGCAAGACTCGCTAGTGAATTTCTCGCCAAAGTCAAAATCGACAAGGCTTTCAGCAGTCCAATGCTCCGTCCCAAGGATACGGCGCTAGAAATTTTAAGTAAGCATCCCAATATCAAACTTGAGCTATTTGACGAACTCAAAGAAATTTCTCATGGTCTCTGGGAAGGTAAATTTGAGCATGAAATCGAAGCCGAATTTGCAGGTCAGCTAGCCTTCTGGCAATCTCAGCCCGAAACTGTACAAATGCCTGAAGGAGAGAATTTACAGCAGGTGTGGGATCGTGTCGCCGTAATTTGGCAAAAAATTGTGGAGTCAGTACCCGCAGGAGAAACGGCTCTAGTTGTCGCCCATGATGCTGTGAATAAGGCAATTCTTTGTTTATTATTTGGCTTTACACCAGAACAATTTTGGATCTTTAAGCAAGGTAATGGCGGCGTAAGTGTAATTGACTATCCTCAAGGCGCACAGGGTAAACCAGTTTTACAGTCTTGCAATATCACCACCCATCTCTCTGAAGGCATTCTCGATCGCACAGCCGCAGGAGCTTTGTAA
- a CDS encoding sigma-70 family RNA polymerase sigma factor, with protein sequence MSYSLSWSTSIGGYTPSNSVSVDKLPIVELVQLCQQEAQPKRSAFAELMRRNQSYVDQVLYKLAPDWQDRADLAQEVWLRVYKNIKRLQEPEKFRGWLSRIATNLFYDELRKRKRVGSSVSLDAPFMSGDGDEMSWDLPSSAPSPIDNMSTQEFYEQLRQAITDLPASFRETIVLREIQGLSYEEISELTGVSLGTVKSRIARARLKLQAQLQPYLSSM encoded by the coding sequence ATGAGTTACAGCCTATCTTGGTCAACCAGCATCGGAGGGTACACGCCCTCCAACTCCGTGTCCGTTGATAAGCTCCCCATCGTTGAATTGGTACAACTGTGCCAGCAGGAAGCGCAGCCGAAAAGGTCTGCGTTTGCAGAACTTATGCGACGTAATCAATCCTACGTCGATCAGGTTTTGTATAAGCTCGCTCCCGATTGGCAAGATCGCGCCGACCTCGCTCAAGAGGTATGGTTGCGTGTCTATAAAAATATCAAGCGTTTGCAAGAACCCGAAAAATTTCGTGGTTGGCTAAGTCGCATTGCCACCAACTTGTTTTATGACGAGTTGCGTAAACGGAAAAGGGTAGGTAGCTCCGTATCCCTTGATGCACCGTTTATGTCTGGTGATGGCGATGAGATGTCTTGGGACTTGCCTAGCTCAGCCCCTAGCCCAATAGATAATATGTCCACGCAGGAGTTCTACGAACAACTCCGCCAAGCTATTACTGACTTGCCTGCTAGCTTCCGAGAAACCATAGTTTTGAGGGAGATTCAAGGCTTGTCCTATGAAGAGATTTCGGAACTAACAGGTGTATCGCTTGGTACAGTAAAATCACGTATAGCTAGAGCAAGATTGAAGCTCCAAGCGCAATTACAACCCTATTTGTCTAGTATGTAA
- the psbZ gene encoding photosystem II reaction center protein PsbZ produces MTILFQLLLAAFVLFSFVLVIGVPVAYASPSSWNQTKPLLFLGSLIWVAFVIVIGILNSFVA; encoded by the coding sequence ATGACTATCTTATTTCAGCTTTTATTAGCTGCATTTGTGCTGTTTTCCTTCGTTTTGGTGATTGGCGTACCCGTCGCATATGCATCTCCTAGCTCTTGGAACCAAACCAAGCCCCTCTTGTTTCTTGGCTCCCTAATTTGGGTAGCTTTTGTCATCGTGATCGGCATCTTAAATTCTTTTGTAGCTTAA
- a CDS encoding HhoA/HhoB/HtrA family serine endopeptidase, protein MRDSNKKSRYRQPLIYASMLLLGVILGAWAVVSGVRSPNTTAITPLPQVASVSPAIAQDSDKAKSISVPRNYVVDAVNRTGPAVVRINASRTVANNQQIPDAFLEDPMFRQFFGDQLQRMPRERVERGTGSGFIINKEGDIITNAHVVSGADKVTVILKDGRQIEGKVIGSDELTDVAVIQVKSDNLPTVSIGSSASLQTGDWAIAIGNPLGLDNTVTAGIVSAIGRKSGQIGVDKRVSFIQTDAAINPGNSGGPLLNQNGEVIGVNTAIIQGAQGLGFAIPIETAQRIAKQLIQNGKVSRAYLGIQMVTVDPNVKKRVNQDSDLGIQISEDKGVLITRVVDDSPAAKAGAKRGDVIVKFDNQDILTADQVTQLVEDRAVGDKIRMEVKRNGQTVALNVETAQFPQKFPN, encoded by the coding sequence ATGAGAGACTCGAATAAAAAATCTCGTTACAGGCAACCTTTGATCTATGCTTCGATGCTGCTGCTAGGTGTGATTTTAGGTGCATGGGCAGTTGTATCGGGAGTGCGATCGCCAAATACGACAGCCATTACCCCTTTACCTCAAGTTGCCTCAGTATCACCTGCGATCGCTCAAGATAGCGATAAGGCAAAATCCATCTCTGTTCCTCGCAATTATGTTGTTGATGCGGTGAATCGAACAGGTCCCGCCGTGGTCAGAATTAACGCATCCCGCACCGTAGCCAACAATCAGCAAATTCCTGACGCATTTTTAGAAGATCCCATGTTTCGTCAGTTCTTTGGTGATCAACTGCAACGGATGCCTAGGGAACGGGTTGAGCGGGGCACTGGCTCAGGCTTCATCATCAACAAAGAAGGCGATATTATCACCAATGCCCATGTTGTCAGTGGAGCCGATAAAGTAACCGTTATCCTCAAAGATGGTCGTCAAATTGAGGGTAAGGTGATTGGCAGCGATGAACTTACTGATGTTGCGGTTATCCAAGTTAAATCGGACAATCTACCCACTGTCAGCATCGGGAGCTCAGCAAGTTTACAGACCGGAGATTGGGCGATCGCGATCGGTAATCCCCTCGGTCTCGACAATACAGTAACTGCGGGTATTGTCAGTGCGATCGGGCGCAAGAGTGGACAAATCGGTGTAGATAAGCGCGTTAGTTTTATTCAAACCGATGCCGCAATTAACCCCGGAAACTCTGGTGGTCCTTTGCTTAACCAAAACGGCGAAGTCATTGGTGTCAATACTGCTATCATTCAAGGTGCACAGGGATTAGGTTTTGCAATTCCCATTGAAACTGCTCAACGCATCGCCAAGCAACTGATCCAAAATGGCAAGGTCAGCCGTGCTTATTTAGGTATCCAAATGGTAACAGTTGATCCAAATGTCAAGAAACGAGTCAATCAAGACTCTGATCTAGGTATTCAAATCTCTGAAGATAAAGGCGTATTGATTACTAGAGTAGTCGATGATTCTCCTGCGGCAAAAGCAGGTGCTAAGCGTGGAGATGTAATCGTCAAGTTTGATAATCAAGATATCTTGACGGCAGATCAAGTCACACAACTAGTAGAAGATCGGGCTGTTGGCGACAAAATTCGCATGGAAGTTAAACGGAATGGTCAAACCGTAGCTTTAAATGTAGAAACCGCCCAATTCCCTCAAAAGTTCCCTAATTAA
- the ribH gene encoding 6,7-dimethyl-8-ribityllumazine synthase, translated as MAVFEGSFTNTDSLRFAIVVARFNDLIVGKLLQGCQDSLLRHGVDVSENGSQVDYAWVPGSLEISMVAKELALSGRYDAIICLGAVIRGDTPHFDYVSNEVSKGVAAASFQTGVPIIFGVLTTDTMQQALERAGIKSNKGWEFGMGAIEMANLMRQIRSKAA; from the coding sequence ATGGCAGTTTTTGAAGGTAGCTTTACCAATACTGATAGTTTGCGTTTTGCGATCGTGGTTGCTCGGTTTAATGACCTGATCGTTGGTAAGCTCCTCCAAGGATGTCAAGATTCATTATTACGCCATGGCGTTGATGTCTCCGAAAATGGCAGCCAAGTTGACTATGCATGGGTTCCGGGCAGTCTGGAAATATCCATGGTGGCAAAGGAATTGGCTCTTTCGGGACGCTATGATGCGATTATTTGCTTAGGTGCGGTCATTCGTGGCGATACGCCTCACTTTGACTATGTATCCAATGAAGTTTCTAAGGGTGTTGCTGCCGCCTCTTTTCAAACAGGTGTGCCAATTATTTTTGGGGTATTGACTACTGACACGATGCAGCAAGCTCTCGAACGCGCTGGCATCAAGAGCAATAAGGGTTGGGAATTTGGCATGGGTGCGATCGAGATGGCTAACCTTATGCGCCAAATTCGTAGTAAAGCTGCTTAA
- a CDS encoding anti-sigma factor family protein, protein MTTPDERFELLSAYIDGEVTETEEQLVEQWLSDDVDFRRLYHQQINLRQSLIDLPVPVAANSSAKKETEVMIDRVFAEIDKRSQRRKWKLASIGISVAAVVGVFGSLFTFNSSPQFSPVSNSVKAPTSVAEEPVLIAMEEPLVPLPKSMNTK, encoded by the coding sequence ATGACTACTCCAGATGAGCGCTTTGAGTTGCTCAGTGCTTATATAGATGGTGAAGTAACCGAGACGGAAGAGCAACTCGTCGAGCAATGGCTATCGGACGATGTTGATTTTCGTCGTCTATATCATCAGCAAATCAATCTGAGACAATCACTAATTGACTTACCAGTGCCAGTAGCAGCAAATTCGTCTGCGAAGAAAGAAACTGAAGTCATGATTGATCGCGTATTTGCAGAAATTGACAAGCGATCACAGCGCCGCAAATGGAAACTTGCAAGTATTGGTATATCTGTAGCGGCTGTCGTTGGTGTATTTGGTTCATTATTTACCTTCAATTCATCCCCACAGTTTAGCCCTGTTTCTAATAGCGTCAAGGCTCCCACCTCAGTTGCTGAGGAACCTGTGTTAATTGCTATGGAGGAGCCATTAGTACCGTTACCGAAGTCAATGAACACAAAGTAA
- a CDS encoding serine/threonine protein kinase — translation MNAKATSQFSKYRILGLVGRGQFGKVLCARIRDTGNLVALKELENKRFPTSKLLRELRFLLTLQHENIVSCTALVHHLNYRYLVMDYCEGGTLRDLMNYPKALSVQQCFDLVNDILLGLEHAHTANIIHCDIKPENVLLKITAKGWKAKISDFGIARLSQEIGSDGSNTGSPGYMAPERFYGQFSEGSDLYAVGIILYELLVGKRPFSGMPTELMNAHLNQRVLVPDSLPRSLQAVIARSLEKLPKRRYTSAQEMRLDLLAAINSEDFSQMNFGQFKSGSGIESCTTVLFSQHTNNFDQKDMSERIVGLVGAGKARFYSTSSLHLRWHSLNLDQEELIAKSEHQIEEIIFTKKSLFALTKRSLYQFVQGKPKSLYQSTQPFKWTVSPHGDWFAISTGKQLEIRNLVYGRAMRLEFATRDLSCIIAFDQHHLVAIANKPETNESRAIIISRRCNIMYRLALPIPIESGIATFTSDRVLLREAGNSQNLYLLDLKPYRLVRIPLEYEVLLMAATPWGYTITANYNAYQTILMLLDLRGNNISNLIIDGEVTAIAPIDINLVAIATSDISGYKLQVINLKKLAIDLVF, via the coding sequence ATGAATGCAAAAGCTACCTCACAGTTCTCTAAATATCGGATTTTAGGCTTAGTTGGCAGAGGTCAATTCGGGAAAGTTTTGTGTGCGCGTATACGAGATACGGGAAATTTGGTTGCCCTTAAGGAACTGGAAAACAAGCGGTTTCCTACGAGCAAACTATTAAGAGAGTTACGATTTCTATTGACCCTACAACATGAAAATATTGTGTCTTGTACGGCATTGGTGCATCACCTCAATTACCGTTATTTGGTGATGGACTATTGCGAGGGTGGAACTCTCCGAGATTTGATGAACTATCCCAAGGCATTATCGGTACAGCAATGCTTTGATTTAGTTAATGATATTTTGCTGGGTTTAGAACATGCCCATACCGCCAATATTATTCATTGTGATATCAAGCCTGAAAATGTCCTATTAAAGATTACTGCCAAGGGTTGGAAGGCAAAGATCTCTGATTTTGGGATTGCCCGTCTTAGTCAAGAAATTGGCTCTGATGGTAGTAATACAGGTTCCCCTGGTTATATGGCTCCTGAACGATTTTATGGTCAATTTTCAGAAGGGTCAGATCTTTATGCGGTGGGCATTATTTTGTATGAGCTGTTAGTTGGTAAGCGACCTTTTTCAGGGATGCCCACTGAGCTAATGAACGCCCATTTAAATCAAAGGGTACTTGTTCCTGATAGTTTGCCCCGATCTCTACAAGCAGTAATTGCGCGATCGCTAGAAAAACTACCTAAGCGCCGATATACATCAGCCCAAGAGATGCGTTTAGATCTGTTAGCAGCTATTAATTCTGAAGATTTTAGTCAAATGAATTTTGGTCAGTTTAAATCAGGATCTGGTATCGAAAGTTGTACAACAGTTCTGTTTTCTCAACATACAAATAATTTTGATCAGAAAGATATGTCTGAGAGGATTGTAGGCTTAGTGGGGGCAGGTAAAGCGCGTTTTTATAGCACATCAAGTTTGCATTTACGTTGGCATAGCCTCAACCTTGATCAAGAAGAGCTAATTGCGAAATCTGAACACCAAATTGAGGAGATTATCTTTACGAAAAAATCTTTATTTGCTCTGACAAAGCGATCGCTTTATCAGTTTGTACAGGGTAAACCCAAATCTTTATATCAATCTACCCAGCCCTTTAAATGGACGGTTTCACCCCATGGCGATTGGTTTGCAATCTCCACAGGCAAGCAGCTTGAAATTAGAAATCTTGTCTATGGCAGGGCAATGCGTTTGGAGTTTGCGACTAGAGACTTAAGCTGCATTATTGCCTTTGATCAGCATCATCTAGTTGCGATCGCCAATAAACCAGAAACTAATGAAAGTCGCGCGATCATCATTTCTCGTCGTTGCAATATTATGTATCGTCTGGCTTTGCCTATACCGATCGAGTCAGGTATCGCCACTTTTACTAGCGATCGCGTACTTTTACGAGAAGCAGGCAATAGTCAAAATCTTTATTTGCTCGATCTCAAACCCTATCGTTTAGTGCGAATACCACTAGAGTATGAAGTCCTTTTGATGGCAGCTACGCCTTGGGGCTATACGATTACGGCTAATTACAATGCTTATCAAACAATTTTAATGTTGCTAGATTTACGCGGCAATAATATTAGCAACTTAATCATTGATGGTGAAGTTACAGCGATCGCGCCGATTGATATTAATTTAGTGGCGATCGCCACTAGCGACATCTCTGGTTACAAGCTTCAGGTGATTAATCTCAAAAAGTTAGCTATAGATCTAGTCTTTTAA
- a CDS encoding RrF2 family transcriptional regulator gives MKLTRKGHYSVKAMLDLVVWAKRKPASVKEISDRQSIPAPYLEKILVALRQADLVESVRGVQGGYKLKRSPKDISLGEILSAVGEDTHPLPRLKPQEKLASDWVTFALWQRLDRKLKDALYGICLEDLYYDARSWQASQGQSAGFIV, from the coding sequence ATGAAACTAACCAGAAAAGGTCATTACAGTGTGAAGGCGATGCTCGATCTGGTGGTTTGGGCAAAGCGTAAGCCTGCCTCTGTAAAAGAAATTAGCGATCGCCAATCAATCCCTGCTCCATATTTAGAAAAAATTTTAGTAGCGCTACGCCAAGCGGATTTAGTGGAGTCAGTGCGGGGCGTGCAGGGGGGCTATAAATTGAAGCGATCGCCAAAAGATATCTCTCTCGGTGAAATATTATCTGCTGTCGGTGAGGATACCCACCCCTTACCCAGATTAAAGCCACAGGAAAAACTAGCCTCCGACTGGGTGACATTTGCTCTCTGGCAAAGACTCGATCGCAAGCTCAAGGATGCACTCTATGGAATTTGTTTAGAAGATTTATATTACGATGCCCGCAGTTGGCAAGCCTCCCAAGGACAAAGCGCTGGATTTATAGTTTAA